One genomic region from Candidatus Palauibacter polyketidifaciens encodes:
- a CDS encoding 3-keto-5-aminohexanoate cleavage protein: MTTTWNYGDPYAYMDRVAGGMPPVIICLAANGGIQGKEYNDALPETSEELADSVGEAYDAGASMVHIHARDPGTLWKGATTTEVWLEANRRLRERCPEIIINNTTGGDLWMDDEQRLSCLDANPEVASLNLAPDMGKFKLKPRGEEYTHPRPAIDFDDCTPFSYKQIAHFAAEMKARGIKPELETYHPGCGWVIRDLMAQGLIEPPYWVQTVMGYQTSSWPTVDNVVNMVREFPEGSVWLCSGIGPHQLPMTTLATLMGGHVRVGLEDNIYYRRGHKVESNRQLVERAVRIAHELNREVATPAQAREMLGLSSTPSQYG, encoded by the coding sequence ATGACCACAACCTGGAACTACGGCGACCCCTACGCCTACATGGACAGGGTCGCCGGCGGCATGCCCCCCGTCATCATCTGCCTGGCCGCGAACGGCGGCATCCAGGGCAAGGAGTATAACGACGCCCTCCCGGAGACGTCCGAGGAACTGGCCGACTCCGTCGGCGAGGCGTACGACGCGGGCGCCTCGATGGTGCACATCCACGCCCGCGACCCCGGGACGCTGTGGAAGGGGGCGACGACGACGGAAGTGTGGCTGGAAGCGAACCGCCGCCTGCGCGAACGCTGCCCCGAGATCATCATCAACAACACGACTGGCGGCGACCTGTGGATGGACGATGAACAGCGCCTGTCCTGCCTCGACGCCAACCCCGAGGTCGCGTCGCTGAACCTCGCCCCGGACATGGGCAAGTTCAAACTCAAGCCGCGCGGGGAGGAGTACACGCACCCCCGCCCCGCGATCGACTTCGACGACTGCACGCCCTTTTCCTACAAGCAGATCGCACACTTCGCGGCGGAGATGAAGGCGCGCGGCATCAAGCCCGAACTCGAGACGTACCACCCCGGCTGCGGGTGGGTGATCCGGGACCTGATGGCGCAGGGCCTCATCGAACCGCCCTACTGGGTACAGACCGTGATGGGCTACCAGACGTCGAGCTGGCCGACCGTCGACAACGTCGTGAACATGGTCCGCGAGTTCCCGGAGGGTTCCGTCTGGCTCTGCTCCGGCATCGGACCGCACCAGCTCCCGATGACCACGCTCGCGACCCTCATGGGAGGACATGTCCGCGTCGGCCTCGAGGACAACATCTACTACCGCCGCGGCCACAAGGTGGAGAGCAACCGCCAGCTCGTGGAGCGCGCCGTCCGGATCGCGCACGAGCTGAACCGCGAGGTCGCCACGCCCGCGCAGGCGCGCGAGATGCTGGGCCTCTCTTCAACCCCCTCACAGTACGGCTGA